One bacterium DNA window includes the following coding sequences:
- the nuoB gene encoding NADH-quinone oxidoreductase subunit NuoB, protein MSALFGSLAMRLVDRARRRSAWLFHFNSGSCNGCDIELVACLTPRYDVEQIGVKLEGSPRHADILCVSGPVTKTTEQALRTIYSQMPEPKAVVAIGSCPASCNVFAGSPVVAGPLERIVPVDVYVAGCPPRPHAIVDGVAKAIEIMVARAKEGR, encoded by the coding sequence ATGAGCGCGCTCTTCGGAAGCCTCGCCATGCGGCTCGTGGACCGCGCGCGACGCCGCTCGGCCTGGCTGTTCCACTTCAACTCCGGCTCGTGCAACGGCTGCGACATCGAGCTCGTCGCCTGCCTCACGCCGCGCTACGACGTGGAGCAGATCGGCGTCAAGCTCGAAGGGAGCCCGCGGCACGCCGACATCCTCTGCGTCTCCGGACCGGTGACGAAGACCACGGAGCAGGCGCTGCGGACGATCTACTCCCAAATGCCCGAGCCGAAGGCGGTCGTCGCGATCGGCTCCTGCCCCGCATCGTGCAACGTCTTCGCCGGCAGTCCCGTCGTCGCCGGCCCGCTCGAAAGGATCGTGCCGGTGGACGTCTACGTGGCCGGCTGCCCGCCGCGCCCGCACGCGATCGTGGACGGCGTCGCCAAGGCGATCGAGATCATGGTCGCGCGCGCCAAGGAGGGGCGATGA
- a CDS encoding NADH-quinone oxidoreductase subunit H: MNFDRALLALLVFPGLLYAAPMGWLMLGVERRLAARFGARLGPPLTQPFWDFVKLLAKRPAPRAAADKTLLALLPLLALGSMLGALALLPVFADGTGFAGDLILLVGLLEMPPLLLVLAGYASRSIYGEVGATREAVLSLAGGVPFLAALIALAAASGSLSLAQIAAAAPWAVRVPALVALLLCLPVKLRVNPFSVANAEQEILAGPLTEYDGPRLALWELTHGLERVALAGFAAVLAVPLRDAHPALAAVVFAALSLVVVALLATVGAATARFKLRRAARFLWRWASLAAAAALVAAAVLRHWRA, translated from the coding sequence ATGAACTTCGACCGCGCCCTCCTCGCGCTGCTCGTCTTCCCCGGGCTGCTCTACGCCGCGCCGATGGGCTGGCTGATGCTCGGCGTCGAGCGGCGCCTCGCCGCCCGCTTCGGCGCCCGGCTCGGCCCGCCGCTGACGCAGCCGTTCTGGGACTTCGTCAAGCTGCTCGCCAAGCGGCCCGCGCCGCGCGCAGCCGCCGACAAGACGCTGCTCGCGCTGCTGCCGCTCCTCGCCCTCGGCTCGATGCTCGGCGCCCTCGCCCTGCTGCCGGTCTTCGCCGACGGCACCGGCTTCGCCGGGGACCTGATCCTGCTCGTCGGCCTGCTCGAGATGCCGCCGCTGCTGCTGGTCCTCGCCGGCTACGCCTCGCGCTCGATCTACGGCGAGGTCGGCGCGACGCGCGAGGCGGTGCTCTCCCTCGCCGGCGGCGTGCCGTTCCTCGCCGCGCTGATCGCGCTCGCCGCGGCGTCGGGCAGTCTGAGCCTCGCCCAGATCGCCGCCGCGGCGCCGTGGGCGGTGCGCGTTCCGGCGCTGGTCGCCCTGCTGCTCTGCCTGCCGGTCAAGCTGCGCGTCAATCCGTTCTCCGTCGCCAACGCCGAGCAGGAGATCCTCGCCGGCCCGCTCACCGAGTACGACGGCCCGCGCCTCGCGCTCTGGGAGCTGACGCACGGCCTCGAGCGGGTCGCTCTCGCCGGCTTCGCCGCGGTCCTCGCCGTTCCGCTGCGCGACGCCCACCCGGCGCTCGCCGCGGTCGTCTTCGCCGCGCTCTCGCTCGTCGTCGTCGCGCTCCTCGCGACGGTCGGCGCCGCGACGGCGCGCTTCAAGCTCCGGCGCGCCGCGCGGTTCCTGTGGCGCTGGGCCTCGCTCGCCGCCGCGGCGGCGCTGGTCGCCGCCGCCGTGCTGCGCCACTGGAGGGCCTGA
- a CDS encoding 4Fe-4S dicluster domain-containing protein encodes MFDILRVMARNIVKGPATVRLPEHAPSPARFRGYVRIDPASCVACGTCAYVCVGNAIAGAEAESGYAWSYDPGRCTFCERCVDHCPGGALTMDPVPVPPYVERGELDEMVLVPFPTCPRCGAPVRPAPEPWVEKHFAEMDEAGRAALRLCVRCRRIRLQRGVFPTGEKA; translated from the coding sequence ATGTTCGACATCCTGCGCGTGATGGCGCGCAACATCGTCAAGGGACCGGCGACGGTCCGCCTCCCCGAGCACGCGCCCTCCCCGGCGAGATTCCGCGGCTACGTGCGGATCGACCCCGCGTCCTGCGTCGCCTGCGGCACGTGCGCCTACGTCTGCGTCGGGAACGCGATCGCCGGCGCGGAGGCGGAGAGCGGCTACGCCTGGTCCTACGACCCGGGGCGCTGCACGTTCTGCGAGCGCTGCGTCGATCACTGCCCCGGCGGCGCGCTGACGATGGACCCCGTTCCCGTGCCCCCCTACGTCGAGCGCGGCGAGCTCGACGAGATGGTCCTCGTGCCGTTCCCGACCTGCCCGCGCTGCGGCGCGCCGGTGCGTCCCGCCCCCGAACCGTGGGTCGAGAAGCACTTCGCCGAAATGGACGAGGCGGGCCGCGCGGCGCTGCGCCTCTGCGTCCGCTGCCGCCGCATCCGGCTGCAGCGCGGCGTCTTCCCCACGGGAGAGAAGGCATGA
- a CDS encoding NADH-quinone oxidoreductase subunit C: MSAEEIRKNVGGAWAERADGFWLDVPASRVREVAAAMRTGSTRFAALVARPAGDGLRLSWHWDDAGTLLSIVADLAPGEAAPSVVDIWPGADWAERETREYYAVAFAGRADTAPLMLRDGDEPGVMLPGRGEGR, encoded by the coding sequence ATGAGCGCGGAAGAGATCCGCAAGAACGTCGGCGGCGCGTGGGCCGAGCGGGCCGACGGCTTTTGGCTCGACGTTCCGGCGAGCCGCGTGCGCGAAGTCGCGGCCGCGATGCGCACCGGCTCGACGCGCTTCGCCGCCCTCGTCGCCCGCCCCGCGGGAGACGGGCTGCGCCTCTCGTGGCACTGGGACGACGCGGGAACGCTCCTCTCGATCGTCGCCGATCTCGCCCCCGGCGAGGCGGCGCCGAGCGTCGTGGACATCTGGCCCGGCGCCGACTGGGCGGAACGCGAGACGCGCGAGTACTACGCCGTCGCCTTCGCCGGACGGGCCGACACGGCGCCGCTGATGCTGCGCGACGGCGACGAGCCGGGCGTGATGCTGCCGGGCCGCGGGGAGGGCCGATGA
- a CDS encoding nickel-dependent hydrogenase large subunit: MSYEIPIGPYHVALEEPYKIDVRCEGETVVGSSLKVGFNFRGIEWLGQRKNITQATALMERVCGICSNVHSMTFCMALERIGGIEVPPRGQYVRVVMAELERLHSHLLWAGVAAELIGFQTLFMRCFQLREGVMDLLEKISGNRVNYSMNRVGGVNRDVTCGDEIRAAVGAIREETVRSLIPIFTKDRGVAARCAGVGVLTRDDALALGAVGPVARASGVDCDLRRDAPYLVYDQLQFAVPTRSEGDVFARVVVRALEILESCSLVEQALDRMPEGPLNRGDIYAVAPGEAVMRVEAPRGEVFYFVASDGSDVAARVKVRTPTFPNIPTVQPMVLGADLADVPLIQASIDPCYSCTDR; encoded by the coding sequence ATGAGCTACGAGATCCCGATCGGTCCCTACCACGTCGCGCTCGAAGAGCCGTACAAGATCGACGTCCGCTGCGAGGGGGAAACCGTCGTCGGCTCGTCGCTGAAGGTCGGCTTCAACTTCCGCGGCATCGAGTGGCTCGGACAGCGGAAGAACATCACCCAAGCCACGGCGCTGATGGAGCGGGTCTGCGGCATCTGCTCCAACGTCCACTCGATGACCTTCTGCATGGCGCTCGAGCGGATCGGCGGCATCGAGGTTCCGCCCCGCGGCCAGTACGTGCGGGTGGTGATGGCCGAACTCGAGCGGCTCCACTCCCACCTGCTCTGGGCGGGGGTCGCCGCCGAGCTGATCGGCTTCCAGACCCTCTTCATGCGCTGCTTCCAGCTCCGCGAAGGGGTGATGGACCTGCTGGAGAAGATCTCCGGCAACCGCGTCAACTACTCGATGAACCGCGTCGGCGGCGTCAACCGCGACGTGACCTGCGGCGACGAGATCCGCGCCGCGGTCGGCGCGATCCGCGAGGAGACGGTCCGCTCGCTGATCCCGATCTTCACCAAGGACCGCGGCGTCGCCGCGCGCTGCGCCGGCGTCGGCGTGCTCACGCGCGACGACGCGCTCGCCCTCGGCGCGGTCGGGCCGGTGGCCCGCGCGTCGGGCGTCGACTGCGACCTGCGCCGCGACGCCCCCTATCTCGTCTACGACCAGCTCCAGTTCGCCGTGCCGACGCGGAGCGAAGGGGACGTCTTCGCCCGCGTCGTGGTCCGGGCGCTCGAGATCCTCGAAAGCTGCAGCCTCGTCGAACAGGCGCTCGACCGGATGCCCGAAGGGCCGCTCAACCGCGGCGACATCTACGCCGTCGCGCCGGGCGAGGCGGTGATGCGGGTCGAGGCGCCGCGGGGCGAGGTCTTCTACTTCGTCGCCAGCGACGGGAGCGACGTCGCCGCGCGCGTAAAGGTGAGGACGCCGACCTTCCCCAACATCCCGACCGTCCAACCGATGGTCCTCGGGGCCGATCTCGCGGACGTGCCGCTGATCCAAGCCTCGATCGACCCTTGCTACTCCTGCACGGACAGGTAG
- a CDS encoding DUF3034 family protein, giving the protein MKRATLFAVVFAAVAALSAGAAHAGAPFVNLEGVGGIAFNPVAYLAGSEPGAQIGPLEIGKPRVGVWYIDLSDSSIDWTPVGVATSFNKRLEVSYGFESIAVEGLANIHKKTIGAKLLVVNENAAGTKWIPAISIGAKHKSTSFPFAENKSGMDYYVVATKLITQAPKPILVSIGAQSTKEQVTGAIGFNNERKVIGFANVDVIPTSWLCLGVEFRQGPDYGPAGGNYKDANYYNVHAGFFVDKNLSFAIAYTNAGENTFNGGKTGSSLGFGGGLVVGVQYAF; this is encoded by the coding sequence ATGAAACGCGCAACGCTGTTCGCCGTCGTCTTCGCCGCCGTCGCGGCGCTCTCGGCCGGCGCCGCCCACGCCGGCGCGCCGTTCGTCAACCTCGAAGGAGTCGGAGGCATCGCCTTCAACCCCGTCGCCTACCTCGCCGGCTCGGAGCCGGGCGCGCAGATCGGGCCGCTGGAGATCGGCAAGCCGCGCGTCGGCGTGTGGTACATCGACCTCAGCGACTCGTCGATCGACTGGACGCCGGTCGGGGTCGCCACGTCGTTCAACAAGCGGCTGGAGGTCTCCTACGGCTTCGAGTCGATCGCCGTCGAAGGGCTCGCCAACATCCACAAGAAGACCATCGGCGCGAAGCTGCTCGTGGTCAACGAGAACGCCGCGGGGACGAAGTGGATCCCGGCGATCTCGATCGGCGCGAAGCACAAGAGCACGTCGTTCCCGTTCGCCGAGAACAAGAGCGGCATGGACTACTACGTCGTGGCCACCAAGCTGATCACCCAGGCCCCGAAGCCGATCCTCGTCTCGATCGGCGCGCAGTCCACGAAGGAGCAGGTCACCGGCGCCATCGGCTTCAACAACGAGCGCAAGGTGATCGGCTTCGCCAACGTCGACGTCATCCCGACGAGCTGGCTCTGCCTCGGCGTCGAGTTCCGCCAGGGCCCGGACTACGGCCCGGCCGGCGGCAACTACAAGGACGCGAACTACTACAACGTCCACGCGGGCTTCTTCGTCGACAAGAACCTGTCGTTCGCGATCGCCTACACCAACGCCGGCGAGAACACCTTCAACGGCGGCAAGACCGGCAGCTCGCTGGGCTTCGGCGGCGGGCTCGTCGTCGGCGTCCAGTACGCCTTCTGA
- a CDS encoding Rne/Rng family ribonuclease yields MSEKKKMLINVTHAEESRVAIVADGVLEGFEIETFDHKAQKGNIYKGRVESVQPGLQAAFVDIGGARAGFLPLDEVNFKLHPPRKEGAQKGRLENHLHKGQEILVQVVRDAYANKPPTLSTYFSLPGRYLVLTPHADGAGISRKLDEKQRDRLRKALDALDVPEEHGVIVRTAGASSTKTELARDLKYLLRVWETIEEASRTVRGPKLIYKERSLVIRTIRDLMTPEIDEILVDDPRTAEEIVEFFEIALPQKKSAVKLHQGEKPIFNKYNLEEQIENIFRRRVTLPSGGAVVFDVTEALTAVDVNSSKMTQEGTVEDTAFKANIEAAREIARQMRLRDLGGLVVIDFIDMRSRKNIRDVERTMKDELKKDKARWDATRISSLGLMEISRERLAAGKSSLRYTDCPQCEGTGSIKTVEAAAVQALRRLQTTVVRGDLENIEITVPPEVCDYLLNAKRQDLGSWEERYHTRILVKGDPEYIRDRCEMRTVVRERAAEAAPLVVAPSHTEIIAEVEADEAREAEEARAAEAARAKAAAEAPEAGAAEEAEGAPAAEGAGKKKRRRRRGGRKHRRPEEQGEAGAAGAAPAAEGGDFSSVEGAIMSDIFGDEEPEEGAAAPAEGTVAAPEGEGGEVAAPSKKRRRRRRRGRKGGAAAAQGASAEGTPGEAPETAEEPETPSVAAAEAVKPAPAPARAAEPVEAAPVPAPEAAEAPAPIAALKAEIPEYGEGHGPRALWWRALIGEP; encoded by the coding sequence GTGTCCGAAAAGAAGAAAATGCTGATCAACGTCACCCACGCCGAGGAGAGCCGGGTGGCGATCGTGGCCGACGGGGTGCTCGAAGGATTTGAGATCGAGACCTTCGACCACAAGGCGCAGAAGGGGAACATCTACAAGGGGCGGGTCGAGTCGGTGCAGCCGGGGCTGCAGGCCGCCTTCGTGGACATCGGCGGCGCGCGGGCCGGCTTCCTGCCGCTCGACGAGGTCAACTTCAAGCTCCACCCCCCGCGCAAGGAAGGGGCGCAGAAGGGGCGGCTCGAAAACCACCTCCACAAGGGCCAGGAGATCTTGGTCCAGGTCGTGCGCGACGCCTACGCCAACAAGCCGCCGACGCTCTCGACCTACTTCTCGCTCCCCGGCCGCTACCTCGTGCTGACGCCGCACGCCGACGGCGCCGGCATCTCCCGCAAGCTCGACGAGAAGCAGCGCGACCGGCTGCGCAAGGCGCTCGACGCGCTGGACGTCCCCGAGGAGCACGGCGTGATCGTGCGCACGGCGGGGGCGTCGTCGACGAAGACCGAGCTGGCGCGCGACCTCAAGTACCTGCTGCGGGTCTGGGAGACGATCGAGGAGGCCTCGCGCACGGTGCGCGGGCCGAAGCTGATCTACAAGGAGCGGAGCCTCGTCATCCGCACGATCCGCGACCTGATGACGCCGGAGATCGACGAGATCCTCGTCGACGACCCGCGGACGGCCGAGGAGATCGTCGAGTTCTTCGAGATCGCCCTGCCGCAGAAGAAGAGCGCGGTCAAGCTCCACCAGGGCGAGAAGCCGATCTTCAACAAGTACAACCTCGAAGAACAGATCGAGAACATCTTCCGCCGGCGCGTCACGCTCCCCTCGGGCGGCGCGGTCGTCTTCGACGTCACCGAGGCGCTGACCGCCGTGGACGTCAACTCCAGCAAGATGACGCAGGAGGGGACGGTCGAGGACACCGCGTTCAAGGCGAACATCGAGGCGGCGCGGGAGATCGCGCGGCAGATGCGGCTGCGCGACCTCGGCGGGCTGGTGGTGATCGACTTCATCGACATGCGCTCGCGCAAGAACATCCGCGACGTCGAGCGCACGATGAAGGACGAGCTCAAGAAGGACAAGGCGCGCTGGGACGCGACGCGGATCTCCTCGCTCGGGCTGATGGAGATCAGCCGCGAGCGGCTGGCCGCGGGGAAGTCCTCGCTGCGCTACACCGACTGTCCGCAGTGCGAGGGAACCGGCTCGATCAAGACGGTCGAGGCGGCGGCGGTGCAGGCGCTGCGGCGGCTGCAGACGACCGTCGTCCGCGGCGACCTCGAGAACATCGAGATCACGGTGCCGCCCGAGGTCTGCGACTACCTGCTCAACGCCAAGCGGCAGGATCTCGGCTCCTGGGAGGAGCGGTACCACACGCGGATCCTCGTCAAGGGCGATCCCGAGTACATCCGCGACCGCTGCGAGATGCGGACCGTCGTGCGCGAACGGGCCGCCGAGGCCGCGCCGCTCGTCGTCGCGCCGAGCCACACCGAGATCATCGCCGAGGTCGAGGCCGACGAGGCGCGCGAGGCGGAGGAAGCCCGCGCGGCCGAGGCGGCGCGCGCGAAGGCGGCCGCCGAGGCGCCGGAAGCCGGCGCCGCGGAGGAGGCCGAAGGCGCGCCGGCGGCCGAGGGCGCGGGCAAGAAGAAGCGCCGTCGCCGCCGCGGCGGCCGCAAGCACCGCCGTCCGGAGGAGCAGGGCGAGGCGGGCGCCGCGGGCGCGGCGCCGGCCGCGGAGGGCGGGGACTTCTCGTCGGTCGAAGGGGCGATCATGTCCGACATCTTCGGCGACGAGGAACCCGAGGAAGGGGCCGCCGCGCCGGCCGAAGGGACCGTCGCCGCGCCCGAGGGCGAGGGCGGCGAGGTCGCCGCGCCGTCCAAGAAGCGTCGTCGCCGCCGTCGCCGCGGCCGCAAGGGCGGCGCGGCCGCCGCGCAGGGCGCGTCCGCCGAAGGGACGCCCGGCGAGGCGCCGGAGACGGCCGAAGAACCGGAGACGCCGAGCGTCGCCGCGGCGGAGGCCGTGAAGCCCGCGCCCGCGCCGGCGCGCGCGGCGGAGCCCGTCGAGGCCGCGCCGGTTCCGGCGCCCGAGGCGGCGGAGGCGCCCGCGCCGATCGCCGCGCTCAAGGCGGAGATCCCGGAGTACGGCGAAGGGCACGGTCCGCGCGCCCTCTGGTGGCGCGCCCTGATCGGCGAGCCCTGA
- a CDS encoding radical SAM protein, with amino-acid sequence MNGPSAPAQFRQDSHPRAFDGFQFVYAVLSRRAKGISIGINLSPHKRCNFGCIYCQVDRTVPGARQDVDEALLQAELAALLDAGARGELAERARRDGAPEEHCRVADVAFSGDGEPTAYPRFAEVVETVGRLAAERLPGTPLTLITNATLFHLPRVRAGLDALAARGGVVWAKLDAGSEEQYRLVNASGTSFDRVLDNIREEARRRPLVIQSLFLRLGAAEPSEAEIDAYAGRLAAIVAAGGALAGVQVTTVARKPPRPDVAALSEERLRAIAERVRAALPDVPVEVYPSRTFATPPAAQGEDPR; translated from the coding sequence ATGAACGGTCCGTCCGCGCCCGCGCAGTTCCGTCAGGACAGCCATCCCCGCGCGTTCGACGGCTTTCAGTTCGTCTACGCGGTGCTCTCGCGCCGCGCCAAGGGCATTTCGATCGGCATCAACCTCTCCCCCCACAAGCGGTGCAACTTCGGCTGCATCTACTGCCAGGTGGACCGCACGGTTCCGGGGGCGAGGCAGGACGTGGACGAGGCGCTGCTCCAGGCCGAACTCGCCGCCCTGCTCGACGCGGGGGCGCGCGGCGAGCTGGCCGAGCGGGCGAGGCGGGACGGAGCGCCGGAAGAACATTGTCGGGTGGCCGACGTCGCCTTCTCCGGGGACGGCGAACCGACGGCCTATCCGCGTTTCGCCGAGGTCGTGGAGACCGTCGGCCGACTTGCGGCGGAGCGTCTGCCGGGAACGCCGCTCACGCTGATCACCAACGCCACGTTGTTCCACTTGCCGCGCGTGCGGGCCGGGCTGGACGCCCTGGCCGCGCGCGGCGGCGTCGTTTGGGCCAAGTTGGACGCGGGCTCGGAGGAGCAGTACCGGCTGGTCAACGCCTCCGGAACGTCCTTCGACCGCGTTCTCGACAACATCCGCGAGGAGGCCCGTCGGCGTCCTCTGGTCATTCAAAGCCTGTTCCTGCGTCTCGGCGCCGCGGAGCCATCCGAGGCCGAGATCGACGCCTACGCCGGGCGCCTCGCCGCGATCGTCGCGGCCGGCGGCGCCTTGGCCGGCGTGCAGGTGACGACGGTCGCGCGCAAGCCGCCGCGACCCGACGTCGCCGCGCTTTCCGAGGAACGGCTGCGCGCGATCGCCGAACGCGTCCGCGCGGCGCTGCCGGACGTGCCGGTGGAGGTCTATCCCTCCCGCACGTTCGCGACGCCGCCCGCGGCGCAGGGCGAGGACCCGCGATGA
- a CDS encoding iron-containing alcohol dehydrogenase, translating to MSLPPPGELRKYYVPEVVFGESALDLCGRYASNLGARRVLLVSDPGVEAAGWTGMAADALSRERLDVSTFLDVTPNPREAEVERGVDLYRRDGCNVIVAVGGGSPIDCAKGIAILAGNGGAIGAYKGIDEIPLPGPPLVAVPTTCGSSADVSQFAVMRDVARETKYVLASRKIVPDVSLTDPRVVTTLPPDVAGAVGMDVLSHALEACCSNAGWALTTAHALSAMRRVAAALPRFVADRADRAAAAQMMMASLEAGFAFSNASLGLVHAMSHPLGGRLDLPHGLCNARLLATVVAYNFPAARDEYARAAEALGVATQGDEEVWRAEFVERIERLSALAGPRRALADGGLKREDAPLLAERALADVCIVTNPRRPTAAEVAALYEQVC from the coding sequence ATGTCGCTCCCCCCGCCGGGCGAACTGCGCAAGTACTACGTTCCGGAGGTCGTCTTCGGCGAGAGCGCTCTCGACCTGTGCGGGCGGTACGCGTCGAATCTCGGCGCGCGCCGCGTCCTCCTGGTCAGCGATCCCGGCGTCGAGGCGGCCGGCTGGACCGGCATGGCGGCCGACGCCCTGAGCCGCGAGCGGCTCGACGTTTCGACGTTCCTCGACGTCACGCCCAACCCGCGCGAGGCCGAGGTCGAGCGGGGGGTCGATCTCTACCGCCGCGACGGCTGCAACGTCATCGTCGCCGTCGGCGGGGGCAGCCCGATCGACTGCGCCAAGGGGATCGCGATCCTCGCCGGCAACGGCGGCGCGATCGGCGCCTACAAGGGGATCGACGAGATTCCCCTGCCGGGCCCGCCCCTCGTCGCGGTCCCGACGACCTGCGGCAGCAGCGCCGACGTCTCCCAGTTCGCCGTCATGCGCGACGTGGCGCGCGAAACGAAGTACGTCCTCGCCAGCCGCAAGATCGTCCCCGACGTTTCGCTGACCGATCCGCGCGTCGTCACGACGCTGCCGCCCGACGTCGCCGGCGCCGTGGGGATGGACGTCCTCTCCCACGCGCTCGAGGCCTGCTGCTCCAACGCCGGATGGGCGCTCACCACGGCCCACGCCCTCTCGGCGATGCGGCGGGTCGCCGCCGCCCTGCCGCGCTTCGTCGCCGACCGCGCCGACCGCGCCGCGGCGGCGCAAATGATGATGGCAAGCCTGGAGGCCGGCTTCGCCTTCTCGAACGCCAGCCTCGGCCTCGTCCACGCAATGTCCCATCCGCTGGGCGGCCGGCTCGACCTCCCCCACGGGCTCTGCAACGCGCGGCTGCTGGCGACGGTCGTCGCCTACAACTTCCCCGCGGCGCGCGACGAGTACGCCCGCGCCGCGGAGGCGCTCGGCGTCGCGACGCAGGGCGACGAGGAAGTCTGGCGGGCCGAGTTCGTCGAGCGCATCGAGCGGCTGTCGGCCCTCGCCGGCCCGCGCCGCGCGCTGGCCGACGGCGGCCTCAAGCGCGAGGACGCGCCGTTGCTCGCGGAGCGGGCGCTCGCCGACGTCTGCATCGTGACCAACCCGCGGCGGCCGACCGCCGCCGAGGTGGCGGCGCTCTATGAACAAGTCTGCTGA
- a CDS encoding response regulator, which produces MNKSADAAEWERLRARILGLGEESIHKSHYPELQRRLGELQESEERYRSLINNINVGILRTVPDERGTILEANPAVARILGFESLAPLIEAGVLAFYADPRDRALFLERIMREGEVRGYEMLLRRRDGGLVSTSVSGTGHFDADGRLAFVDFACEDVTERRRLEAELAHAQKVEALGRLAGGVAHDFNNLLTAIIGYQQMLLDGLPEGSPARQPAEEIGRAADRAARMTKDLLAFARKQVLRPRLVDLNRIVSSLQGLLRQACGEQVELRLALADDPWKVKADPTQIEQVLLNLALNARDAMPDGGTLTIETRNVLRGAALPGLPPAAAEGAALLVHDTGFGVPAEVQRRIFEPFFTTKPAGKGTGLGLAMVDGIVQQSGGRIGLESEPGRGSVFSVYLPRALSESEQEEERPSGPTPGGRELVLLAEDEEAVRTLMAGVLRRAGYAVLEARDGQDALERLTALSKPPDIVVADLGMPHLGGLALAERLAVAAPNTPFLFVSGYGEAAAGKIGGRPLLEKPFSPQTLLAKVREILDR; this is translated from the coding sequence ATGAACAAGTCTGCTGACGCGGCCGAATGGGAGCGGCTCCGGGCGCGGATCCTCGGCCTCGGCGAGGAGTCGATCCACAAGAGCCACTACCCGGAGCTGCAGCGCCGGCTGGGGGAGCTGCAGGAGAGCGAGGAGCGATACCGCTCGCTCATCAACAACATCAACGTCGGCATCCTGCGCACCGTCCCCGACGAGCGGGGCACGATCCTGGAAGCGAACCCGGCGGTGGCGCGGATCCTCGGCTTCGAGAGCCTCGCGCCGTTGATCGAGGCGGGCGTCCTCGCTTTCTACGCCGACCCGCGGGACCGGGCCTTGTTTCTCGAACGGATCATGCGGGAAGGCGAGGTCCGCGGATACGAGATGCTCCTGCGCCGGCGCGACGGCGGTCTCGTGTCGACTTCCGTCTCCGGGACCGGCCACTTCGACGCCGACGGCCGCCTCGCCTTCGTCGACTTCGCCTGCGAGGACGTGACCGAGCGCCGACGCCTCGAAGCCGAGCTCGCCCACGCGCAGAAGGTCGAGGCGTTGGGCCGTCTCGCCGGCGGCGTGGCCCACGACTTCAACAACCTGCTCACGGCGATCATCGGCTACCAGCAGATGCTCCTCGACGGCCTTCCCGAGGGCAGTCCCGCGCGCCAACCGGCGGAGGAGATCGGCCGCGCCGCCGACCGCGCCGCGCGGATGACGAAGGACCTGCTGGCCTTCGCCCGCAAGCAGGTTCTCCGCCCGCGGCTGGTGGACCTCAACCGCATCGTCTCCTCGCTGCAGGGGCTTCTGCGCCAGGCCTGCGGCGAGCAGGTCGAGCTGCGCCTGGCGCTCGCCGACGACCCGTGGAAGGTCAAGGCCGATCCGACCCAGATCGAGCAGGTGCTGCTGAACCTCGCGCTCAACGCGCGCGACGCGATGCCCGACGGCGGAACGCTGACGATCGAGACGCGGAACGTGCTCCGCGGCGCCGCGCTCCCCGGCTTGCCGCCCGCGGCCGCGGAGGGGGCGGCGCTGCTGGTCCACGACACCGGCTTCGGCGTCCCGGCGGAGGTGCAGCGGCGGATCTTCGAGCCGTTCTTCACCACCAAGCCGGCGGGAAAAGGGACCGGCCTCGGCCTCGCGATGGTGGACGGCATCGTGCAGCAGTCGGGCGGGCGGATCGGCCTCGAGAGCGAGCCGGGCCGCGGCTCGGTCTTTTCGGTCTATCTTCCGCGCGCCCTTTCGGAAAGCGAGCAGGAGGAGGAACGGCCCTCCGGCCCGACGCCCGGCGGCCGCGAACTGGTCCTTCTGGCCGAAGACGAAGAGGCGGTCCGCACGTTGATGGCCGGCGTGCTGCGCCGCGCCGGCTACGCGGTCCTGGAGGCGCGGGACGGGCAGGACGCGCTGGAGCGGCTGACCGCCCTCTCCAAGCCGCCCGACATCGTCGTCGCCGACCTCGGGATGCCGCACCTCGGCGGACTCGCGCTCGCCGAGCGGCTCGCCGTCGCCGCCCCGAACACTCCGTTCCTGTTCGTGTCCGGCTACGGCGAGGCGGCGGCGGGCAAGATCGGCGGCCGCCCGCTCCTCGAGAAGCCGTTCTCCCCCCAGACGCTGCTGGCGAAGGTCCGCGAGATCCTCGACCGCTGA